The proteins below are encoded in one region of Scomber japonicus isolate fScoJap1 chromosome 2, fScoJap1.pri, whole genome shotgun sequence:
- the LOC128381337 gene encoding Kv channel-interacting protein 2-like isoform X2, which yields MKSRSQDQSLSDSRELDRSYDPLTGNPPSKPNKKTIKQRFLKLLPCCQSDSSPSINPSSEIDESERSIVRYRPEGLDRLVQKTNFNKKELQILYRGFKNECPSGAVNEETFKGIYAQFFPLGDSNMYAHFLFEAFDTHNNGAVNFEDFVVSLSIILRGSITDKLNWAFNLYDLNKDGCITREEMTNIMHSIYDMMGKYTYPCMKDDTPKDHVDSFFQKMDKNNDGVVTIEEFLETCQKDENIMQSMHMFDNVI from the exons GTAATCCACCATCCAAACCCAATAAAAAGACCATAAAGCAGCGGTTCCTCAAACTGCTGCCCTGCTGTCAGTCTGACTCCAGCCCTTCAATTAATCCAT CGAGTGAGATTGATGAGAGTGAACGGTCAATAGTGCGTTATAGACCAGAAGGGCTGGACCGTCTCGTACAAAAGACCAACTTCAACAAGAAGGAGCTGCAGATCCTCTACCGTGGATTCAAAAAT GAGTGTCCCAGTGGTGCTGTGAATGAGGAGACTTTTAAAGGCATCTACGCCCAGTTCTTCCCCCTGGGAG ATTCAAATATGTACGCACACTTCTTGTTTGAAGCCTTTGACACACATAATAACGGAGCTGTCAACTTCGAG GATTTTGTTGTAAGTCTGTCTATCATCTTGCGAGGCTCCATCACTGATAAACTCAACTGGGCCTTTAACCTGTACGATCTCAACAAAGACGGCTGCATCACTAGAGAG gAGATGACAAACATCATGCACTCCATATATGATATGATGGGGAAATATACTTACCCTTGCATGAAGGATGACACTCCCAAGGATCATGTTGACAGCTTCTTCCAG aaaatgGACAAGAACAATGATGGAGTGGTCACCATCGAGGAGTTCTTGGAGACATGCCAAAAG GATGAGAACATCATGCAGTCCATGCACATGTTTGACAATGTGATCTAA
- the LOC128381337 gene encoding Kv channel-interacting protein 2-like isoform X3, translated as MKSRSQDQSLSDSRELDRSYDPLTGGNPPSKPNKKTIKQRFLKLLPCCQSDSSPSINPCNEIDESERSIVRYRPEGLDRLVQKTNFNKKELQILYRGFKNECPSGAVNEETFKGIYAQFFPLGDSNMYAHFLFEAFDTHNNGAVNFEDFVVSLSIILRGSITDKLNWAFNLYDLNKDGCITREEMTNIMHSIYDMMGKYTYPCMKDDTPKDHVDSFFQKMDKNNDGVVTIEEFLETCQKDENIMQSMHMFDNVI; from the exons GAG GTAATCCACCATCCAAACCCAATAAAAAGACCATAAAGCAGCGGTTCCTCAAACTGCTGCCCTGCTGTCAGTCTGACTCCAGCCCTTCAATTAATCCATGCAA TGAGATTGATGAGAGTGAACGGTCAATAGTGCGTTATAGACCAGAAGGGCTGGACCGTCTCGTACAAAAGACCAACTTCAACAAGAAGGAGCTGCAGATCCTCTACCGTGGATTCAAAAAT GAGTGTCCCAGTGGTGCTGTGAATGAGGAGACTTTTAAAGGCATCTACGCCCAGTTCTTCCCCCTGGGAG ATTCAAATATGTACGCACACTTCTTGTTTGAAGCCTTTGACACACATAATAACGGAGCTGTCAACTTCGAG GATTTTGTTGTAAGTCTGTCTATCATCTTGCGAGGCTCCATCACTGATAAACTCAACTGGGCCTTTAACCTGTACGATCTCAACAAAGACGGCTGCATCACTAGAGAG gAGATGACAAACATCATGCACTCCATATATGATATGATGGGGAAATATACTTACCCTTGCATGAAGGATGACACTCCCAAGGATCATGTTGACAGCTTCTTCCAG aaaatgGACAAGAACAATGATGGAGTGGTCACCATCGAGGAGTTCTTGGAGACATGCCAAAAG GATGAGAACATCATGCAGTCCATGCACATGTTTGACAATGTGATCTAA
- the LOC128381337 gene encoding Kv channel-interacting protein 2-like isoform X1, whose translation MKSRSQDQSLSDSRELDRSYDPLTGNPPSKPNKKTIKQRFLKLLPCCQSDSSPSINPFTILFLSLSPHTASEIDESERSIVRYRPEGLDRLVQKTNFNKKELQILYRGFKNECPSGAVNEETFKGIYAQFFPLGDSNMYAHFLFEAFDTHNNGAVNFEDFVVSLSIILRGSITDKLNWAFNLYDLNKDGCITREEMTNIMHSIYDMMGKYTYPCMKDDTPKDHVDSFFQKMDKNNDGVVTIEEFLETCQKDENIMQSMHMFDNVI comes from the exons GTAATCCACCATCCAAACCCAATAAAAAGACCATAAAGCAGCGGTTCCTCAAACTGCTGCCCTGCTGTCAGTCTGACTCCAGCCCTTCAATTAATCCAT TCACtattttgtttctctctctgtccccacATACAGCGAGTGAGATTGATGAGAGTGAACGGTCAATAGTGCGTTATAGACCAGAAGGGCTGGACCGTCTCGTACAAAAGACCAACTTCAACAAGAAGGAGCTGCAGATCCTCTACCGTGGATTCAAAAAT GAGTGTCCCAGTGGTGCTGTGAATGAGGAGACTTTTAAAGGCATCTACGCCCAGTTCTTCCCCCTGGGAG ATTCAAATATGTACGCACACTTCTTGTTTGAAGCCTTTGACACACATAATAACGGAGCTGTCAACTTCGAG GATTTTGTTGTAAGTCTGTCTATCATCTTGCGAGGCTCCATCACTGATAAACTCAACTGGGCCTTTAACCTGTACGATCTCAACAAAGACGGCTGCATCACTAGAGAG gAGATGACAAACATCATGCACTCCATATATGATATGATGGGGAAATATACTTACCCTTGCATGAAGGATGACACTCCCAAGGATCATGTTGACAGCTTCTTCCAG aaaatgGACAAGAACAATGATGGAGTGGTCACCATCGAGGAGTTCTTGGAGACATGCCAAAAG GATGAGAACATCATGCAGTCCATGCACATGTTTGACAATGTGATCTAA